A single window of Nakaseomyces glabratus chromosome G, complete sequence DNA harbors:
- a CDS encoding uncharacterized protein (CAGL0G01122g~Putative protein; gene is upregulated in azole-resistant strain) translates to MQVLNDIYNGTLNTISITGYNSVKSVVIVSSWMLSPVKSLCYMIGGNGADETASNGSSNSSSSYQLKGGMPATVEPRSNHTVITRYDLIDAAERRERERLERRRRRKSRSDN, encoded by the coding sequence atGCAGGTTTTGAATGATATATACAACGGAACGCTAAACACCATATCTATAACAGGTTACAACAGCGTCAAGAGCGTTGTCATAGTGTCCTCCTGGATGCTTAGCCCCGTGAAATCACTGTGCTACATGATAGGTGGTAACGGTGCTGATGAGACAGCTTCGAATGGCTCATCCAACTCATCCTCTTCGTACCAGTTAAAGGGTGGAATGCCAGCTACAGTTGAGCCAAGATCCAATCATACTGTAATAACACGCTATGATCTGATAGACGCAGCAGAGCGTAGAGAGCGTGAAAGATTGGAAAGGAGGAGGAGAAGGAAGTCCAGGTCTGATAATTGA
- the KAP95 gene encoding karyopherin beta (CAGL0G01144g~Ortholog(s) have Ran guanyl-nucleotide exchange factor activity, protein transporter activity) produces the protein MSVQEFAQILENTILSPDQNVRLTSETQLKKLSNENFLQYAGLLAQVLVLPEAKVEARILAALSLKNELVSKDSIKNQQFAQRWATTIDPESKQQIKSNALAVLMDNEPRVANASAQLIAAIADIELPRGEWPDLMQIMVDNTNTNQPENVKRASLLALGYICESADPQSQVLMASSNSILIAIVQGAQSSEPSKLVRLAALNALADSLVFIKNNMEREGERNYLMQVVCEATQANDTDIQAAAFGCLCKIMSLFYAFMKPYMEQALYALTIATMKSEDDKVASMAVEFWSTICEEEIDIAYELSQFPQSPLQSYNFSLSSIKDVLPNLLNLLMRQNEDPEDDDWNVSMSAGACLQLFAQNCGNYVLQPVLEFVEQNITNDNWRNREAAVMAFGSIMDGPDKTQRTYFVHQALPAILNLINDPSLQVKETAAWCIGRIADLVAESIDPQEHLPGVIQSCLVGLQDHPKVATNAAWTIINLVEQLSDMQPSPIYNYYPALVDGLIKSANRPDNEFNARASAFSAMTTLIEYAIDTVSDTSASISSFVMDKLGQTMTVDEAQLSMEDAQSLQELQSNILTVLAAYIRKSPNSVVNVSDMLMDLFVKLLSRKSSAFIEDDVFYAVSALASSLGKGFENYLESFSPYLIGALNQVDSPVAITAVGFIADISNSLEDDFKRYAGAFMNVLGQLITNPAAKKELKPAVLSVFGDIASNIGEDFIPYVNEVMGLCVAAQNSKPENGTLEALDYNIKVLESVLDAYVGIVAGLHNHPAELFNYIGTIFQFLNIVAEDPQLYSEDSTSRSAVGLIGDIAAMYPDGSIKQFYTQQWIADFIKKTRKNQEFSQSTKDTARWAREQQKHQLSL, from the coding sequence atGTCTGTTCAGGAATTCGCCCAGATTTTAGAAAACACTATTTTAAGTCCAGACCAAAATGTGCGTCTAACTAGTGAAACgcaattgaagaagcttTCTAACGAgaactttcttcaatatgCCGGGTTGCTAGCTCAAGTTTTGGTTTTGCCAGAAGCAAAAGTCGAAGCACGTATATTGGCAGCCTTGtctttgaagaatgagTTGGTATCAAAGGATAGCATAAAGAATCAGCAATTTGCTCAACGTTGGGCAACCACTATAGATCCTGAGTCAAAGCAACAGATTAAATCCAACGCTCTTGCTGTTCTTATGGATAATGAACCAAGAGTTGCCAATGCTTCTGCACAATTAATTGCTGCGATCGCGGATATAGAGTTACCCCGTGGAGAATGGCCTGATTTGATGCAGATAATGGTTGACAATACAAACACCAACCAACCGGAAAATGTGAAAAGAGCTTCGCTGTTGGCCTTGGGATATATTTGTGAAAGTGCCGATCCCCAAAGTCAAGTACTAATGGCCTCATCTAACAGCATTTTAATTGCAATTGTACAAGGTGCTCAATCATCAGAGCCTTCTAAATTGGTACGTTTGGCTGCCTTAAATGCTCTTGCAGATTCCTTGGTCTTTATTAAGAACAATATGGAAAGAGAAGGTGAAAGAAATTATCTGATGCAAGTTGTGTGTGAAGCTACTCAAGCAAATGACACTGATATCCAAGCTGCCGCATTTGGTTGTTTATGTAAGATTATGTCTCTCTTCTATGCTTTCATGAAACCTTACATGGAGCAAGCCCTATACGCTCTAACTATAGCCACTATGAAGTCAGAGGATGATAAAGTTGCATCTATGGCAGTTGAATTCTGGTCCACTATttgtgaagaagaaattgatatCGCATATGAACTTTCGCAGTTCCCACAATCACCATTACAAAGTTACaacttttctttgtcttctATAAAAGATGTCTTaccaaatttattgaaCCTTTTGATGAGACAGAATGAGGATCCAGAAGACGATGACTGGAATGTATCTATGTCAGCCGGTGCATGTTTACAGTTATTTGCCCAAAATTGTGGTAACTACGTCCTACAACCGGTTTTGGAGTTTGTGGAGCAAAACATCACTAATGATAACTGGAGAAATAGAGAAGCTGCTGTGATGGCATTCGGCTCTATAATGGATGGTCCGGATAAAACCCAGAGGACCTATTTTGTTCATCAAGCCCTACCTGCAATTCTAAACCTAATTAATGACCCATCCTTGCAAGTCAAGGAAACAGCTGCATGGTGTATAGGTAGAATTGCTGACCTTGTTGCAGAATCTATCGATCCCCAAGAGCATCTACCAGGTGTTATTCAATCTTGTTTGGTAGGTTTACAAGACCATCCTAAAGTCGCCACAAACGCAGCTTGGACTATTATCAATCTAGTCGAGCAACTTTCTGATATGCAACCATCTCCTATCTATAACTACTATCCAGCATTGGTAGATGGATTGATCAAATCAGCAAACAGACCTGATAACGAATTTAATGCCAGAGCATCTGCATTTTCGGCTATGACCACTTTAATTGAATATGCTATTGATACTGTCAGTGATACTTCAGCATCcatttcttcatttgtCATGGACAAACTAGGACAAACAATGACTGTTGATGAAGCCCAATTATCCATGGAGGATGCACAAAGTTTGCAGGAATTacaatcaaatattttaacTGTTCTTGCAGCATATATCAGAAAGAGTCCAAATTCCGTGGTAAATGTCTCAGATATGTTAATGGACCTCTTTGTTAAACTATTAAGTAGAAAGAGTTCCGCTTTTATCGAAGATGATGTATTCTACGCTGTATCAGCCCTTGCATCTTCGTTAGGAAAGGGTTTTGAAAACTATTTAGAGTCATTTTCTCCATATCTGATTGGTGCTTTGAACCAAGTAGACTCCCCAGTTGCTATCACTGCGGTAGGTTTTATTGCTGATATCTCAAACTCATTGGAAGATGATTTCAAGAGATACGCCGGTGCATTCATGAATGTTTTGGGTCAATTAATTACAAACCCAGCAGCCAAGAAAGAGTTAAAGCCTGCAGTTCTAAGTGTTTTTGGTGATATAGCCTCCAATATTGGGGAAGATTTCATTCCATATGTCAATGAAGTAATGGGATTATGTGTGGCAGCTCAAAACTCTAAACCAGAAAATGGTACTCTAGAAGCCCTTGACTACAACATAAAGGTTCTTGAGTCAGTTCTGGATGCCTATGTTGGGATTGTTGCTGGTTTACATAATCATCCTGCTGAGTTATTTAATTACATTGGTACTATCTTCcagtttttgaatattgtGGCTGAAGATCCTCAACTTTACAGTGAAGATTCTACATCCAGATCGGCAGTCGGGTTGATTGGTGATATCGCGGCCATGTACCCAGATGGTAGCATCAAGCAATTTTACACACAGCAATGGATTGCAGATTTCATTaaaaagacaagaaagaaCCAAGAGTTCAGCCAATCTACAAAGGATACCGCTAGATGGGCTAGAGAACAGCAAAAGCATCAACTGTCGCTCTGA
- the DIC1 gene encoding Dic1p (CAGL0G01166g~Protein of unknown function): MSEKQVKYPWWYGGAAGIFAVMNTHPLDLTKVRLQAAPIPKPTIVQMLRSILKNEGIVGLYAGLSASLLRQCTYTTARFGMYDALKEHVIPRDKLTNMWYLLGASMVSGALGGLAGNFADLINIRMQNDSALPLDKRRNYKNAIDGMVKIYKAEGAKSLFLTGWKPNMVRGVLMTASQVVTYDMFKNFLVTKYNMDPKKNSTHLTSSLLAGFVATTVCSPADVIKTIVMNAHKKPGHNHDSSFKILMEAINKEGPSFMFRGWVPSFTRLAPFTMLIFFAMEQLKKYRVGMPKEEA, encoded by the coding sequence ATGTCTGAAAAACAAGTGAAGTACCCTTGGTGGTATGGTGGTGCCGCTGGTATATTTGCGGTGATGAACACGCATCCATTGGACTTGACGAAAGTGCGGCTTCAAGCGGCCCCAATACCAAAACCTACGATTGTGCAGATGCTTCGGAgtattttgaagaatgaaGGCATTGTCGGACTTTATGCCGGTCTTTCTGCGTCGTTGCTACGTCAATGCACATACACTACTGCCCGGTTTGGTATGTATGATGCTTTGAAAGAGCATGTTATCCCCCGGGACAAACTAACCAACATGTGGTACCTGTTGGGTGCCTCCATGGTTAGTGGTGCATTGGGTGGTCTTGCCGGAAATTTCGCAGACTTGATCAACATCCGTATGCAGAATGACTCCGCGTTACCATTAGATAAGAGACGTAATTACAAGAACGCTATCGATGGCATGGTCAAGATATATAAAGCAGAAGGTGCAAAGTCTCTTTTCCTCACGGGTTGGAAGCCCAACATGGTGAGAGGTGTGTTGATGACAGCATCGCAGGTTGTCACCTATGATATGTTCAAGAATTTCCTGGTTACCAAGTACAATATGGAcccaaagaaaaatagtACTCACTTGACATCGTCACTCTTAGCTGGGTTTGTGGCTACAACTGTGTGTTCGCCAGCGGATGTCATCAAAACTATTGTCATGAATGCTCACAAGAAGCCCGGTCACAATCATGACTCCTCCTTTAAGATATTGATGGAAGCTATAAATAAAGAAGGCCCATCGTTTATGTTTAGAGGTTGGGTCCCTAGTTTCACCAGACTGGCGCCTTTCACTATGCTAATCTTTTTCGCAATGGAGCAGCTCAAGAAATATAGAGTAGGGATGCCTAAGGAGGAAgcataa